From Salipiger profundus, a single genomic window includes:
- a CDS encoding NADPH-dependent FMN reductase, whose product MALKLKVITASTRPGRIGPIVSKWVAEQAGAHDKFDVEILDLDSFELPFLDEPNHPAMQSYTKEHTKKWSAAVADADAFVFVTPEYNSFPPASVVNALQALVVEWERKPAGVVSYGGISGGLRASQELRTLLANMNIMPIKQVVPMPMVFGDITESATLEPNEEVRKGAGLMLDELHVWAEALKPVRAEVRAAA is encoded by the coding sequence ATGGCATTGAAACTGAAGGTCATTACCGCAAGCACCCGTCCGGGCCGGATTGGCCCCATCGTCAGCAAATGGGTCGCCGAACAAGCCGGTGCGCACGACAAGTTCGACGTCGAAATCCTCGACCTCGACAGCTTCGAGCTGCCGTTCCTCGACGAGCCGAACCACCCCGCGATGCAGAGCTACACCAAGGAGCACACGAAGAAGTGGAGCGCGGCCGTTGCCGATGCCGACGCATTTGTCTTCGTGACGCCGGAATACAACTCGTTCCCGCCGGCCTCGGTCGTGAACGCGCTGCAGGCGCTCGTGGTCGAGTGGGAGCGCAAGCCTGCCGGCGTCGTTTCCTACGGCGGAATCTCGGGCGGCCTGCGGGCCTCGCAGGAGCTGCGGACGCTGCTCGCCAACATGAACATCATGCCGATCAAGCAGGTCGTGCCGATGCCGATGGTCTTCGGTGACATCACCGAGAGCGCGACGCTCGAGCCGAACGAAGAGGTCCGCAAGGGCGCGGGGCTCATGCTGGACGAACTGCACGTCTGGGCAGAAGCGCTGAAGCCGGTCCGCGCCGAGGTGCGTGCCGCCGCCTGA
- a CDS encoding capsule biosynthesis protein has protein sequence MTTKPKAKKFRIRRSADTQSAPSGSSSGQAPQAGTEQTESSAAPAAGAGQPTRRPEFSKVSAREDEGRTGPAARPADETEAIRREGLTGRQLRMARRVAQRHGLAPTSDFDAVRLLRAQGIDPFQRANMLELVVPDAGGAGGGAQPPATGPGAQPPAPRPDGRVQLPQTVPNGGKPQLPSTQTASPAERRAAEIMKIQKDLASRRRRKMLLLLTRLAFFVFLPTIIAGYYFYVVATPMYSTKSEFLILKAENSSGAMGSLFSGTQFATNQDAIAVQSYLLSKDAMLRLDADEGFKAHFEQDWIDPIQRLDAGASNEEAYKLYKRNIEIGYDPTEGVVKMEILAADPDTAARFSEALIGYAEARVDNLSMRKRSNAVDDAEAGLQDAEQARYEAQERLVRLQQEGSVVDPEGRITALRTQISNIEMQLQEKRLALQALLDNARPNQAKVDGARGDVRRLETLLAELNSDMTTATTGEDSLAEIAVQIKLAEADLSTRDLMLQTALERLEQARRDADSQARYLTTSVVPVASEDPSYPRKFENTILAFLIFSGVYLMISLTASILREQVSS, from the coding sequence ATGACTACGAAACCCAAGGCTAAGAAATTCCGCATCCGCCGCAGCGCCGACACGCAGTCCGCCCCGTCAGGCTCTTCGTCCGGGCAGGCCCCGCAGGCCGGCACCGAGCAAACGGAGAGCTCCGCGGCGCCCGCCGCAGGGGCAGGGCAGCCGACCCGCCGACCGGAGTTTTCCAAGGTCTCCGCGCGCGAGGACGAGGGCCGGACCGGCCCGGCCGCGCGGCCAGCGGACGAGACCGAGGCCATTCGCCGCGAGGGGCTCACCGGTCGCCAGCTGCGCATGGCGCGCCGCGTGGCGCAGCGTCACGGGCTGGCGCCGACCTCGGATTTCGACGCGGTCCGCCTGTTGCGCGCGCAGGGCATCGATCCCTTCCAGCGGGCCAACATGCTCGAGCTCGTGGTGCCCGACGCCGGCGGCGCAGGGGGCGGCGCCCAGCCGCCCGCGACCGGTCCCGGCGCGCAACCGCCGGCGCCACGGCCCGACGGCCGGGTGCAGCTGCCGCAGACCGTGCCGAACGGGGGCAAGCCGCAGCTGCCCTCGACCCAGACCGCCAGCCCGGCCGAGCGTCGCGCCGCCGAGATCATGAAGATCCAGAAGGACCTTGCCTCGCGGCGGCGCAGGAAGATGCTGCTGCTGCTCACCCGGCTGGCGTTCTTCGTGTTCCTGCCGACGATCATCGCGGGCTATTATTTCTACGTGGTCGCGACGCCGATGTATTCGACCAAGTCCGAGTTCCTGATCCTCAAGGCCGAAAATTCCTCGGGGGCCATGGGCAGCCTGTTTTCCGGCACGCAGTTCGCCACGAACCAGGATGCCATCGCGGTGCAGAGCTACCTTCTGTCCAAGGATGCGATGCTGCGCCTCGACGCGGACGAGGGCTTCAAGGCGCATTTCGAACAGGACTGGATCGACCCGATCCAGCGGCTCGACGCGGGTGCCTCGAACGAAGAGGCCTACAAGCTCTACAAGCGCAACATCGAGATCGGCTACGATCCGACCGAGGGCGTCGTGAAGATGGAGATTCTGGCCGCCGACCCGGATACCGCCGCGCGCTTCAGCGAGGCGCTGATCGGCTATGCCGAGGCGCGGGTCGACAACCTGTCGATGCGCAAGCGCTCGAACGCGGTGGATGACGCCGAGGCCGGGCTGCAGGACGCGGAACAGGCCCGCTACGAGGCGCAGGAACGCCTTGTGCGCCTTCAGCAGGAGGGCTCGGTCGTCGATCCCGAGGGGCGGATCACGGCGCTGCGCACCCAGATCAGCAACATCGAGATGCAGCTTCAGGAAAAGCGGCTGGCGTTGCAGGCGCTGCTCGACAACGCGCGGCCGAACCAGGCCAAGGTCGATGGCGCGCGCGGCGATGTGCGTCGGCTCGAAACGCTGTTGGCCGAGCTCAACTCGGACATGACCACGGCCACCACGGGCGAGGATTCGCTGGCCGAGATCGCGGTGCAGATCAAGCTCGCCGAGGCTGATCTGTCGACCCGCGACCTGATGTTGCAGACCGCGCTGGAGCGGCTCGAGCAGGCGCGCCGCGATGCCGACAGCCAGGCGCGCTACCTGACGACCTCGGTGGTGCCGGTGGCCTCCGAAGACCCGAGCTACCCGCGCAAGTTCGAGAACACGATCCTTGCCTTCCTGATCTTCTCGGGCGTCTACCTGATGATCTCGCTCACCGCGTCCATCCTGCGGGAACAGGTCTCTAGCTGA
- a CDS encoding ABC transporter ATP-binding protein: protein MLEFDMVSKSFWTGTQRKVILDRASFRVDLGESLGILAPNGTGKTTMIRMMAGLEKPDEGEIRRTCRVSFPLGFMGGVISKISARENARFIARMYGIDPDYVESFCRWLCGLDEYFDQPIGTYSSGMRSRFTFSLMLALDFDMYLIDEGMPNSTDVEFNKKAGELLAERLRTTTIIIVSHQAQILEKFARKAAVLMDGKLHMFETLEEAKQLYDYETQG from the coding sequence ATGCTGGAATTCGACATGGTCAGCAAGTCCTTCTGGACGGGGACGCAGCGCAAGGTGATCCTTGATCGCGCGTCCTTCCGTGTCGACCTGGGCGAGTCGCTGGGCATTCTCGCGCCGAACGGCACCGGCAAGACCACGATGATCCGGATGATGGCCGGGCTCGAGAAGCCCGACGAGGGCGAGATCCGCCGCACTTGCCGCGTCTCCTTTCCGCTCGGGTTCATGGGAGGCGTGATCTCGAAGATCTCGGCGCGGGAGAACGCCCGTTTCATCGCGCGGATGTACGGCATCGACCCGGATTACGTCGAAAGCTTCTGCCGCTGGCTCTGCGGGCTGGACGAGTATTTCGACCAGCCGATCGGCACCTACTCGAGCGGGATGCGGTCGCGGTTCACCTTCTCGCTGATGCTGGCGCTGGATTTCGACATGTATCTCATCGACGAGGGCATGCCGAACTCGACCGACGTCGAGTTCAACAAGAAGGCCGGCGAGCTGCTGGCGGAACGACTGCGGACCACGACCATCATCATCGTATCGCACCAGGCGCAGATCCTCGAGAAGTTCGCGCGCAAGGCGGCGGTCCTGATGGACGGCAAGCTGCACATGTTTGAAACCTTGGAAGAAGCGAAACAGCTCTATGACTACGAAACCCAAGGCTAA